Sequence from the Cucumis sativus cultivar 9930 chromosome 1, Cucumber_9930_V3, whole genome shotgun sequence genome:
CAAGAACATCAGAATAGAAGTTGATGACGATAGCAACGCGACCGCATCCGATATCACGAAGACAACAAACCAATTCTTCGTTTGCAAAGTTGGATCACCTGTTTCATCATCATTTCCACCAGGAACTGTAAATGCTGCTGCAAAAACTACCGTCGTGATTAGAGTTGCTACAAGCATACATGAATTTGCTGTGTTCTTCATCCATTCCTCGCCGTGTTTTCGAAGCTCCGTATGTTCCTTTGTGAATAACTCACGTGGGGTTAACTGAATAGAGCCGTCATTACATTTGGCTTCACGTTGGCAAggcaaaacaattttttctacttcctTATACCAAAGCAATTCACGTTGCATTTGAAGGGCAGGTCCTGAGACTCTATTAAGATGGTTTAAAGCAGGCAGTTTTGCAGCTAAATGTAACATGTTGTAATTTCCTTTGGTGGTTGTTTTATATCTTGTTGAGAAATCTCTCGGTCCACTAATCTCATGGATTAGATTGAAGACATTCTCGAGTCGATTTTCGACTGCTATGTGAAATATGctttttttatcatcatcttcttcccaTACAATATCAGGATATGAGCGAATAAGTAAAATCAGAAACTCCACATTTCCTGCTCTTGCAGCATCGTGAAGCAATCCTGTGGGATGTTTGATGAAGTCCAGTGTCTCCTTTTCATCCAAATCTCGTAGAACATGTTCCCATAGAGAATTCACTAACTGACGAGCTAATGTTTTTGCATCATCTTTGTTGCAGGTTCCTTTAAATGCAGATGGCCGTTAAAAGGCGTCAAGcaagaataaatataattaatcattaataaatttctaacTTAACCATTAATCATTGGAAACTAACCATAGCCGATGcactttttccaaatattaatCTCACGTCGACTTCGGAATATTTCCGATTGCTTTCTAGCTAAGACATGCAAAGCTGTCTCATCATTATTCTTCCCGTTCCTCATAGTTGCTAACTTTGGATTGTTTCTCAGAATCTCCAAACTTATGCCTTTAATAAAGAGAAAGTTCAAGTTAAAACAAGAACATTAACCAAAAATTGATAAGTTGGAACaagtttatttgattaataataatggatGGATGAAAATGTAGCAATCAcacattcaaaatattaatcaaCCATATagagcaacattttaaaattttgcaaatataccAAAGTTTATCAAAGAATAGAAGTCTATTACTCAATTACGATGTTTGTTGTACATTTgcaatgtttttaaaaaatatttttaaacacaGTTTATTTTACGTATCCATTTCAATTACCCCAGTGAGTGACGTTTAAGAccatttgaataaataaaaattaagtcaaaagtaaaataaaataaaaatatagtaaatgataaaataattacatatataacataaaagcCTAAAAAAACTCAACTGCAGTCACCACTTTTGACCGTTTTTTATGTgaatttctcaaattcaaaGCTATTATTGGTTAATGCTATTACTAATAGTTTCTATCAATTGTTATCATTAATATTAGTGTTATTCTAAAGTTATTATGGATAATTGTTgtttgtgataattttttatttgtcactATTATTATGAGtgtttttctccattttctcaaattgataGTTATCAATCATACTAAAATTGGTAGTTGCTATGAGGTGCTCATAAATGCTATTAGTGATAGCACTGAAGAGCAtacttttgataatttaaaaaaaaaatctagtagattgatttatcatttttctgttttcacaaaatattttatcttaaatttttagtttatttattaaataattggaTTTGCTGTAAGATTGGTAATAGATTACCGTAAAAGTCGCTGTGTATGGCAGCAATAAGAAGCAGAGTCTTCTCTTGATCGTTTAGTTGATTGAGATCGGTGACAGATAAGAGATAAGAAGCCATTTTTTCACGTCTATACGATACTGCAATGTAAAGTGGAGTGATATCTTCGTCTCCACGAATAAGTGGAAGTTTTTCGTTGTTTTCCACCAATAACTTAGCAATTATTTCACTCCCTTCTTCAGCTGCGAAACAAAGGGCTGTATGcccatttttattctttaagcTCAACTCATCTTGGCTCATTTCCCCGATCAACTTCTTTACAAAATCCTTGTGCTGGGTTGCTGCAGAAATGTGAAGAATGGTTTCTCCGTTTCTCGTTATGGGATCCCTTGGTTTCAATTCGTATTTTTGGTATATTGCTTCTGCTGTTTTCCAATCACCGTTCAGCGCTGAGTGACGGAGACTTGTTTTTAATGCAGCTGTTAACATTATTAACAACAGTGTTTATAAGTGATTTTGAAAGGGTTAAAATCACCCATGTCATGTCATGCACAAAATATTCCTACAACATGCATTGAAttactcaaaattaatttaaatattacaatgttacattttaaatataattcttcattttatcaaaaaattGATTCTAATAATCTAACTATTTTAGAATAACTGTTAGAAGTAtaagaaccaaaatattaGATATGGTGAACCcagtttattaatttcatcCATCTTTGAAACCACCAAAAAAGGTCTTGTAGTTGAACAATTGAGTAAGctatataaaaagataaatgaatGCACTTAggattttcttatataaaataatagaaagttTACAGAGAAAAACACACAAAGAGGAAAATCCTAAGCtgcttttaaaagaataaaagaaaaaagaaaaaggatcgTAGTTGGAAACTAAAAGTGTTTACGTACATTTTACCATCCACTTAACCATTTCATCACCGCAGCCTCTTCCATCCTGTTTTTCCTTGCCCTCCTCTGTGGTGGTATTGCATTGAGTATTACAGGGATCCTGAGAGTCGGGTGGCGTAGGAATGACGTTATGTTCAACAACAACCTCTACCACATCATTTCGACTGTCACATGggtgaaaatgtgaaaaattcTGAGATTTTGTGGAAGGGTTCATTCTCAATCCCAAGCGATGGAGAAGGGTGAAAAATGGAATAAGTAATATGTGGATGAAAgtacaaatatttatagtgGGCACTCTCCCCAAAGCCTTCACCCGGGAAGCAACCAAAAAGCAAATGAcagttcaaaaaatgaaaacaaacgAGAAGTACCATTTCAGCTCCTTTACATATtccttatttgtttaattcttaTAAGTTTTGGAGAATTTAAGTAAACATGtgatgtttatttatttattgtctttttaaaaaaagaaggcatattttaattaatactttgaaattttgtgtttcattgacaaaattgttgaaatttttataattttttgaaaactacttttaaaattttggtattgttttctaaatggtTGATAAAACgtagataaaaaaagagaaagaaagagggaagAGTAGTATGTGTAGGTTTAAtcttaaagaataaaaagtagaaagcAAAATGGTTAGAAGAAGAGGTCTAATCAGGtagatttatttatgtttttattcttttgagaAGATAGGTTTAGAATTTCTAAGACTAAAGGGAGACCACAACTTTATTCCTTAACGCCCAATACATTAATTTATCTATGTATAAATATTCTCAATTAcctttttaatcatttaatacaactcaatttttaaagtgcttatcaaaatttattcaaacatttataaaCACAATCCAAACATGTCAAATTTATAGGATAAATTGAAACATCAAATTATTACTTAAACAATTGGATGATagattttgtcatatttacaatttttttaaaatattgttgtatATGCTAATACTTTAAATCTAGctaatattgttatatttgcacgTTTCCTCaaatagtttatttgaaaattataatatatatttcagaAGCTATTTCAATTACCACATGATTTCTTCTATTCATTAGTCTAGACGATATTCTTAAAATGGTGCAATACAAAGACTTTCCAAGTAGTTATCCAACTTAGTACTATTCTCATTCAAGCACGCTTCACTGCAAAGTTCTTATGGGATCTGGTGTATAAGTTGGTATGAGCACATCCTAATCTAGATATTCATAATTTACTTATAGAGATGTatgaatgttttttaaaataaaaaaatcacattaatattaatgagtcaaactaattttttgtaGATATATACACAATTCACTTctctttttagtacaacaattaGGAGTAGGGGATTCAAATCACAAATTTAGTGGTTAATTACTATCGTACACCTTGAATACTAGTTAGATTAATAACGATaacaacaaacacaaattgttaagaacattaaaataacaaacaagaATGTGAAATGCAtaccttatatatatatataatatttcatacAAATGTATGAATGtatgaattaattatgaaCAAAGGAAGTTCATGTGTATTAAACATAGAATATGCCTACGTATCAGAAAGAAcaagaatataaataaaaaaatatgtatctttacaaaagaaattaacaaaatattatcacaaatctgcttctttttctttttttctttttctttttttctttttctttttcctttttaagaaaaaacagatGTCAAGTTTCGTTAACAACAATTAAGTGTCAAAGGTAGCACATAATTGGTTTATATTTGAAGACAACTCTTCCTTCCTCACGTTATGAAGAATAATACTTAACCCCAAAGAAGCTAATAGTGCTTTTGGTACACTTCGGtactttttactttaaagATTCATATTCTCTtaatacaatttattatttattgcaattttaatttatataataacatcAGTTAATATCTCCTTTGTTTCCTTCCTAACAACcattcttgcttctttatggactATTTCATTGGGGAGAAATAacagaattttcaaaaacaactttGATAGAACTATCAACACTTGGAAAATATATGCAGTCTCACCAGATCTTGGTCTTCCACAAAcaagattttttcaaactacaCTCCAATTGTAATCACTCTTAAGctgtaattaaatatgtagATATTAATCACCACATGCATCGATTTCATCCTCTTTAATGTCATTCACGACACAAGCAGCTTTATTGGTGATCCACACTCAAACAACCTCTCGGATTTATCCTCCATACCCACTCGGTTTTGAGTTAGATTTGTACACCAATGACCTTATATTAATACCAGATCTAAACAAACGCAACTTGGGACAATCACAACCTTACACGCCTCCATTATTGACAATCATAAGTCAAAGCTATACAAATCCCTTTGGAAGTCAAATATCCCCcaaaaaaatgtaagttttTCATGAGGGCACTACACAATAGTATTTTGTTCACTTGTGATATTCTTCAAGGAAGACTGAAAAATCCTTGCCTTAGTTCCAACTGGTGTATACTCTGTCAAAAGAGTACTGGACTTTTGATCACCTTTTCATCCATTGCAACATTCTTAGTCCCTCTGGAAAAATATGGAAGCTAGGACTATAGGTTGGAAAAACAATAGTTAAAGTTGCCAAAGGCTGTGTGGAAGCTTGTGTGAAAACCTCTGCTCAATCAATACAACAATAcgaaaaatgtattatatatttcaaaatggGTGTGGCCACTATATGACCAATATGGCTGGAGAAAAACAACACAATTTTTCAGCAATAAATCTGCTAGCACTATCAACATTTTCGAGAATATTTGCGGTCTCACGGGATCTTGGTCATCCAGAACAAGATTTTTTCTAACTATTCTCCACTGTGATTGTTCTAAACTGTAATGCTTTTACTTGACTGcacttttttgtttcattggGATATTTAGCCCTTTTTTGATCCTCGTGTACCATGTGCTTCAATGAAAGAAGATATTTGATGAGAATGACGAGAGTACTAAAAAGATGTCCACTTAGTAGGGATGTTTGGTTGCACTTACTGAccgaaatatttttttttaaaaaaaaaccacaactTGAAACCTTTAAATCATACTGTCCATGGTTTGTAGAGTTTTTGTTAGGCcacttattttaaaacatgtttttagaGTTTGCCAATGGATTCCATAGTTTAATTGGAATCTATAGTTGGGATGTCAAAACATAAGTTTAGGTAGGGTAAATATTGGGCAGATGTGACACACAAACTTGAAaacatcaaaagaaaaaaaatatatagaaatgcaatgatgttttttatttgataattatttttatttttatttttaaaatgtaagcTGATCTACtcctatttttataataattttcatttttacaagtacaaaaattgaattcttagtcaaattctaaaataaaaaacaagttttcaaaaacttctttattttagttttcaaattttgggttgttttttaattcaataatttttttaaaggtaaaattagtatatattggcttaatttttaaacacaaaaacaaaaaggcaaAATGATTAGAAAcctaaatttcttatttttaaatgtaagtTTTTGTATCTCTAACAATGAAAACCTCCCTTAATTGTTTCAAACTTACTAGTTAAGGAATATTGTTTCATTCATAGTCTCCCTTAATTTCCTATCcctttgtaaaaaataaaaatacagttggttaaataacaaaattggaacataaagaaaaaaagaactattgGGAGAGATAAACTCTAAAGTGGACAATTGTATCATCTCCATCGGTCATGTATTGGTTCTCCCTCCGCCGGAGGTTCTCGATCACCGCAAATCCACTGGCATTCTCATACTTCCCGGTCCCACCAACCACCGCAATCGGTGACTCCATCGACCCTCTCCTGTGGACTCCAAAGAAGCTTATTGTATCTTCATCCTTCTTCTCCTCATTTTCATCGTATCGGTGTAAGATGACGGTCAATGCTACCGTATGGCTAGAACCGTCCAAAGAGCTAATAAAGTAGAATCCCTGACCTCTGCCCATTACACCCGATCCCAACTCTTCACCTTCCGTCAACTCGTCGTCGATCGTCGTGATCGACCCAAACATAACATGCTGGAGGACGGCAGCAGACGGGACCTGACCGGCTGTGACAAACGGTTGGTTATTCTTGTTATTATGATTTGCTATTCCTCCCTCGTTTGAATTTCTGTTGGCGGCTATGAGTGGGACCGCACCAGGAAGAGGGAAAATGGTTTTCTTGGGTTTGGAGAAGGGGAGGCCGGCGGTGGGCTCCGCCTTGTTGGGTATGGTTCCGGTGACCGTTCTTGCAGTTGGGTGGGACCCACCGAGAATATTGTGCATGAAGAAAGATAGATTTGTTTCGAATTGGTCAATAGGATTTGGGGCCACTTGGTTGTGGATTGTTGTTGATGAGTCGGCAGAGGATAAAGCTGCAGTgagaatgaagaagagagagagtggAAACTTGGGGTTTGTTGGATTGGCCATTAATTTTTGGGTTGAATGGAAATTGATCATAGAGAGAGAGTTGTATTAATACagttaatatgaaaatgaagtgGATGAAATGGAGTTGTTTTAATGGTGATTTGGTTGAATAATTACCTAAACCCTTTCATggaaacaatatattatttgttgtgtaatattaattatacacAAATTTTCTACCTCATTTACGAAAGAGTCAATAGAACTTTCAAGTTAAATATTAGAGTAATGCAGATAGATCATAATATGGCCTGAAAGTATGTGATTTCTTGACCaattcaaaacttcaaaatcatGATCAAGTGCCTTTTAATCACCCTTAATTCAAGCTCTAATAACATTGGCCTTACGAGGGTGCAGATCTAAGCTCAATGAACATGTCTCCATCAGCTGCCCCTATGCCATGAGAGATGCtggttatttaatttttaaaaaatttcgaGGGGAGAGAAGTTTCCGGTGAAAtagttataattatattgaagTCGACATAGAGACCATATGATTATGCCATTTAAATTTAGGTAAGTTACGtgtttgaaagttgaaaactaGATTCTTTCcgtaatattatataaaaatttgctatattttaaaaatagactcattttatgatatttgaaaatgttcgtaatattaaattaattaagtaaatgCTACATGCATATGTATACATGGATTAAGAGAATCTTCTAAATTATGCTGACTTTTGGTGGATGGTTTCTTTTCCTTGATATGAAGATGtgttaatcaaaattttaaattgaaaaaatcaagATGAGAACTCGTATATGTGACTTACTCCTTTTAATGCTATATATATTGGCTTTGGTTGTGAGATAAAACTCcacattaataaataaatacctttttagaatatttgaatataaaaaattactaaaaattagcaaatttgaccaaatatttacaGTGACAGACATTGATATGTTTCTATCAGTAGTACTCATACAactttatcaatttctatcatggatagaattcaaaattttgtaacaacttataaatattttaatttattttttcattttaaaaataaatgttcatgcataaattataaaagtgatACACGGATTTGACTttgaatctaaaaattttaaaacgaaTAATTTAcattacattttaatataaaatataaaatataaatgagacatttttaaaaatagtaaaatcaattaaaatatttacaagtagcaaaaatagcaaaatcatTAGCTATCAATGTGACTGATAGAAAGATATTATTAgctattaaatatttattattgatataatataaaattttattataacttgtaaattttCTGAAAGCAAAGGTccaataatattattacaaaaagtttacataaaaagaatttaattacttGTTTTTTTCCGGATCATGTGGGTGATAATAATGATTGTAATAATCTTCTCGAGTCGAGAAGTGAGTTGAGCTTGAGTTGATCAAAGTCAAGTTAAATATTATTCTAAGTCAGTTTTATTCATGCTCGGTTTATCGGGATAGCCTTGTAGGTTACTCTACCCGTGATAAGAGTAAGTGTGATCCATGTTCGTGTACTCTTTTCGAATATATGTTGATCCTAGATGAATAAGATGTGTATCTATTTCTTcgtcgaaaaaaaaaaagtgtgttaaTAAATTGATAGATGTATTTGTATCATTATTTCCTTAATACATTTGCTCACTATAGTAATTTGATTGGAaaggaaaaacataaaatggaATCTTAATAAAAGGAAACGATTATGATATAAAGATGAAACTTGGAAGACaattgttaaatataaaatgaaacattatATTAAGCTTCAACTTAATAATTCaaagtttctaaaaaaagagattaatataattaaaatcaatatcaaCAGAAATCCTCGAAAAGAGGGAGTCTACTACACCATAAGCCTATTAAATTACAAGTGTCtttccataaatttaaattgctCTTTTGGTTTGTTCTTGAAAATCTGgttgtttctttctatccaAATTATGCTCAAAGTTGGGCCACTGCCGCATTAAAAATGGTTATGTTTCTCTTGTTAGTTGGTTTGATCTAGCAAATGGATAAGCAGACGAATTTGGCACTAGTTTCTGCAAGGTTTAATTAGTACCTAGTTTGGCTGTGCAACATGCTTCGAAGGAACTTTGCTGTTCTGCATTGGACAAGCAGATGATCCCCATTTTCAATACTTGAGTTGCAAAAAAGAGACACCAATTTGGATTAAGGCATGAGTTTGGAAGCCTTTTTTTGGAGGACCTCCATTGTGTTTGGGCCTTCTCATGCATAACAGTCCACAAGAAGAGAATTTGCATTTCTTGGAGACAACTGATTTGCACAGATTTTTGTAAGACTGATCTCCGAAGCTATTGTTGTTGCTTTGAGGGCAATTAAAAATAGCCTCTTTGACGTAGGCAGTTAAGAATTGTTTATCCCCTTTAAGGTTCCATAATGATTTGCTAAGGCCTTTACTTTCACAAGGAATTGGGAGGGTTCGTTTAATCTGATTCCAAACGAGAATCTAATAATAATTCTCAACTGCTAATTAATCTAATAATAATgctaattaaaaaatctaattaatcaaataataatgataatagtaagaagaaaaaaattggattagaaagaaagagaattttttttatatatataaaatgtatatttaaaaggaaaattttcaaaaatagcaaattttacaaaatatttataacatctAGGAAATTCTATCTGTCATAATTCATTCATATGCTATTGTGTTAGAAGATTatgaatccaaaattttgttatagcttgtaaatattttaatttattttgctattttaaaaaatgtctatatttaaaaaacattaattttcataaatataacaaaacaccaaaatatttataatccgtctaacaaaattaaaaaactcatAAAGTCGGTAGAAATGTTTCATAAATTCTAGATTTGCCTTTGATGTTGGAGAAGATTCgtcacttctctttcttctttgcaatttattcatcctcttccaaatttcttcAGCTCCTCCGTTCATCTTCTTTTGggtaaataaaatacaaatttctttcaagatttttttcttctatttttattcatttactttttttttctttctttcttacaaCTCATTTTCTAGAATATCAAGATCGTTTAATTATCActttgatatgatctaaacgacCGTTTAGATTATATTTGAAGCACTTCCTACATGATCATGTATTATTTCCTACACAATTGTGTATCATTTTTTACACGATTGCATTTCATGgtcgtttagaagaagaattacatgaaacatttttttcattgttaaaaagaactacacaaTCAAGTATCATTTCCTAGACGATCATGAATCATTTCCTACATGATTGCATATCATgatgatcgtttagaagaagaattacacgaaacatattttttatccttaaaaaaaattgcacaatcatatatcattttttagaCGATCGTGTATCCTTTCGtacacgattgtgtatcatggtcgtttagaagaagattacACGCGCATGTGCGATCAATTAATTGCGTGTTGACtgagacattttttatattttctatcgTGGGCCTATggacttttttcattttccaaattgTTCTacaaagtgtaaatattttatttgtttgttatattcttGAAAACTCCgtttaaaagatattattctagttaaagtaaaaaaaaagattgtaaCCATGGAATTGAATAATGAATgagtttattattttgtgcGTGTGGGAAAGGGTTTAAGTAGTGAAGATCACCATGTCCCAAAtctcttgaaaaaaatacaatttaagtgtaagtatttatttaatttcttttcttttaattacaatGGTAGGATAAacctttgatttcaaatttgcaaaatttatataaactaatttagGTTAATTTGGACATAATATAAGTAATAAATAAGACATAAAATTGGAGGTTTTTAATCATATAGGTTACACCAACtccttcaaatacaaagtctATTTCTATGAGCTTCCTTTAATCTATAGTACacattcacttttttttacacattttacttttacatGTTGTTTTCACCTTATATGTAAAcaacttttacaaataaaacataagAAAAGAACTTTGGTCTCAATGAGAAACAACAtatacacaacaaaaaatctctgaaatcatttgatttggaGATCATCACATTCAGCCTTGAGCTGCTTTTCTATCCTTGAATTTCCCAAAGCACATCTTTCATCCAACCAACCAATTATGTCTCCAAACACAACATCAATGTTCTCATCTGTCTCTCCATACAACAATCCATGCCACATCTCTGGATATCTCTTCAAGCTCTTATCCCAGCTCGACGCCTTCCCATAAAGTTGCTCACTCGCCGACATTTCGGTCACTCGATCTTCCTCTCCATGGAGGATTATAAACGGTAACGAAACCTGCTTGATTAAAACATCTCATCAGTTAAACCATGCACCATCTACCCAAAAACTTAACAGTCTGAcattaattcaatttcaaaccGCGAACCTCATCCAGTCTTTGCTCGAGATCTAAGCTGATCCTCAGGAGTTCATGCCCAGTGTTCAAACGAGGTTTCCCTTTGTAACAGTAAGGATTAGTTCTGATCTGTTGATTTCATCATGAATTGATCAAAATGACTTGAGTTGTGATACAAAcacatttatatttcttataaaaacaGAGgagattaaatattttttacctgaTTTCTAATCTCAGGAACTTTGAAAGCTACATCAATGATATCTTGGGTTGGAACAATTTTCCATGTGGGTATAAAATTGCAAAGCTTTGTCAGTATGTTTATAACTAGTGGACTTGGTTTAACATCATCTGCAAGCTGCCAAAAACAGGGGAATTTTGaacttcaaattaaagaaacatttcGATTCGCCTATAAGAGCTTAACTCATAGGGCATGTATATGTACTCAGGACCAAGGTCCGTGGATCAAATATCTCACCCTTACttgtattaaagaaaagaaaggtttCATTTGGGTCATATACCTTACACATAGGTGCAACCAAGACAGCACCATCCCAATAATCTGGTTTTTTTCTATGCAATAACAAAGCCAGTGCTCCTCCCATCGACTCTCCTAACAGATACCTCATTTTGTTCctgttttctttcctttctggGTATTGAAAAGAATTGTTTTTAATGAAAACTCAATATAAAAAGATTCAATAAAAAcgaataaaaattgaatctttTGAATAGAGAAGATACCAGAAATGTCTGTGAAGAAATTGGAGCAATCA
This genomic interval carries:
- the LOC101209007 gene encoding ankyrin repeat-containing protein ITN1; this translates as MNPSTKSQNFSHFHPCDSRNDVVEVVVEHNVIPTPPDSQDPCNTQCNTTTEEGKEKQDGRGCGDEMVKWMVKSALKTSLRHSALNGDWKTAEAIYQKYELKPRDPITRNGETILHISAATQHKDFVKKLIGEMSQDELSLKNKNGHTALCFAAEEGSEIIAKLLVENNEKLPLIRGDEDITPLYIAVSYRREKMASYLLSVTDLNQLNDQEKTLLLIAAIHSDFYGISLEILRNNPKLATMRNGKNNDETALHVLARKQSEIFRSRREINIWKKCIGYGTCNKDDAKTLARQLVNSLWEHVLRDLDEKETLDFIKHPTGLLHDAARAGNVEFLILLIRSYPDIVWEEDDDKKSIFHIAVENRLENVFNLIHEISGPRDFSTRYKTTTKGNYNMLHLAAKLPALNHLNRVSGPALQMQRELLWYKEVEKIVLPCQREAKCNDGSIQLTPRELFTKEHTELRKHGEEWMKNTANSCMLVATLITTVVFAAAFTVPGGNDDETGDPTLQTKNWFVVFVISDAVALLSSSTSILMFLSILTSRYREDDFLRSLPSKLLSGLVLLFISIVCMVVTFSATFFLLYRHPSNIWLPMTIAAMAIIPVSCFWGLQFKLSIDTFHNTYLFRSIFKPRTRKLSSLFTSEVVDYYREKKKKM
- the LOC101214738 gene encoding dirigent protein 24; this translates as MANPTNPKFPLSLFFILTAALSSADSSTTIHNQVAPNPIDQFETNLSFFMHNILGGSHPTARTVTGTIPNKAEPTAGLPFSKPKKTIFPLPGAVPLIAANRNSNEGGIANHNNKNNQPFVTAGQVPSAAVLQHVMFGSITTIDDELTEGEELGSGVMGRGQGFYFISSLDGSSHTVALTVILHRYDENEEKKDEDTISFFGVHRRGSMESPIAVVGGTGKYENASGFAVIENLRRRENQYMTDGDDTIVHFRVYLSQ
- the LOC101208763 gene encoding caffeoylshikimate esterase; the encoded protein is MAAQQLDGITYEEDFLFNSRGMNLFTCKWLPKDKEPKALIFICHGYAMECSITMNSTAIRLAKAGFAVYGIDYEGHGKSDGLQGYITSFDFVVDDCSNFFTDISERKENRNKMRYLLGESMGGALALLLHRKKPDYWDGAVLVAPMCKLADDVKPSPLVINILTKLCNFIPTWKIVPTQDIIDVAFKVPEIRNQIRTNPYCYKGKPRLNTGHELLRISLDLEQRLDEVSLPFIILHGEEDRVTEMSASEQLYGKASSWDKSLKRYPEMWHGLLYGETDENIDVVFGDIIGWLDERCALGNSRIEKQLKAECDDLQIK